In Kangiella koreensis DSM 16069, the DNA window AATTTGTCGCCCAGATTTAACTTTGCAGGGCTGACTTATGTTGTACAAGCTTAGTCTCATACAAACAGACAGAGCGATAGGATTAGAGAAATATGCGTAATAAACGAAATAGAGATGATGATGAAACCTCAATCGATATGACGCCGATGCTAGACATCGTCTTTATCATGTTGATTTTCTTCATCGTAACAACCTCATTTGTTAAAGAGGCAGCGGTAGATATAGCGCGTCCTACAACCAACCAGGACACTACTCCACCGGAAAATCCTCCACCATTGATTGTGGTTTCAATTGATGAAGGGAGCAATGTCATTATGAATGAACGTACTATCGATAAAGAGGCAATTCGCGCCAATATCGAAACACAACTGGCTGTAGACCCGCGCTCACCAGTTCTTGTACGTGTGCATGAAGATGCTTATAACGAAGTACTGATTGCTGCAGTTGACCAAGCCAAGGAAGCCGGTGTTAGCAAAGTTAATGTTGCTAAATGGATAGTTGGCAAATAACAGCAAATAACAGCTATACAAAGAAGGCGGCTTTGGCCGCCTTTGTCTTATCTAGACTTCATATCCTCTTATCGAACGGCAAACAAAATACATGCTGAACTTACTTATCATTTTAGTCATCGCTCTGGGTATCGGTTTTTGGCTCTATAACAGCCGCATCAGTGAGCAGGCACATAAAGTCGCGCTCAAAGCCTGTGAAGATGCTTATGTACAGAACCTGGATGGCTATGTTGCTTTAAAAAAAGTGTATTTTGACAAGAATTCAGAGGGTAAATGGCGCTTTCTTCGTCGCTATCAATTTGAGTTTGCTACAGATGGTGCTAAGCGTTATGTCGGTCATGTGATTATGCAAGGCCGCTGGCCCATTATTGTGGAAATGGAATCGCCACAAGAGCCGGTATAATTATAACCATCAATAATCACCACCATCACCTTTAGGCAACAATCTCAAAATCGTTGTTTCCTGGCTCTATCTGCACCACATGAATCGGCACCAATCCATAGCGTGACCGAGCTCGATCGCAGGCCGGATTGACACCTTCAAAATTAATGTCGAAATCCCTACAAGGGCTTGGTCTATCGTTATAAATGCTGCAAGTCGCGTCTTTACCTACCGTTCCAGTCAATGCCACACAGCGCGGATTGGAAGCCTGCGTACCCGACATACAGACACGTTGTGGGCTGATTTTCTCTGTTAATTCAGCTGGAACTTGCCCATAGGGCGCCAGAGTGGTTTCACCCCAATAAAAAGATACGCGAAAAGTTGCGCAACATGCGCCACAGGTCATACAAGGATTCGTGCTCATCGCTCAACAGGACGCCAAACAGTCACACAGTAAAAGAGATCTTATTCTAAATGAGCCAGGAGAATACTGTCTACAAGTCTTTTAAAGATTAATACAAAAGCCTAAGGTACTACACTGACATTGCCATCAATGATCGGCATCTCCAATGCCCGTTGAGCTGCAGTATAAGCTTTCCGATAAGCAATTTGTCCTACTTCTAATTTGAATGGTCCTGAACGAGGCAAATCATGGATAACCAGACTGGTTAAGTTGTCACGAGCTGGCACCTGTATCGCAGAGTCATTTTTTCGACGCCAAGGAGATTTGGAGGCTATGTGATGATAAAAAATCCGCTCGCCCTGCTCAGTTCCTTGAAGAGCGGGTCTATCTTGAATACCACCATCCAGCAAGCGATGCTCATCAATAACAATGGGCTGGAACATAAAGGGGATCGCACAGGAAGCATATATAGCCGAAACCAAATCGCCACTTTGTAAGACTCGTGTCAGCTTACTATCCATTGAATATGCCGACAGCACCAGCTTTGCACGACAATCTGCAAAATTATTGGCCGACAAAGCATCTTTAAGTAGCTGGCGAAATTTGTCACCTTTTAGCAACCCCAACCCTAATCCGGGATCCCAAAAGTCAGAACGCTTCAGACTAAATAGAAGTGTTTTAATATTATCTGAGCTCATACCGCCCGCCCAACATCCGGCAATCAGAGCGCCCGCACTTGAACCGGTTAACTTTTTTGGCAACAGCTGAGCCTCTTCCAAGGCTTGCATTAACCCAGCATGAGCAAAAAAACCAAAAAAACCTGAGGAGAGAGTCAGGGTAAATGGTTGTTCTGAAAGCCATTCTTTGAGGAGGGGATTAGACATTCAGAGTATATTCTTTGAGAGAATCATTCAGAGTGTCAGTCAAAAAAGGCGACTATCGTCGCCCTGTCGTTTCTGCACAGATAACATTATCCAACAAACTTATTGCCCGTTAGCTTTTCATACTTAACAATCAATTCTTCATTTGTTTCTGGGTGCTCTTCATCTAATGGAATACAATCCACCGGACACACCTGCTGACATTGTGGCTCATCATAGTGCCCTACACACTCGGTGCATTTATCAGGGTCGATCTCGTAGATCTCTTCGCCCTGATAAATCGCCTCATTGGGACACTCCGGCTCACAAACATCGCAGTTGATACATTCGTCAGTAATTTTTAATGCCATAAGGATCGTTAATCTCTATTACGCAAGTCACTCTACTATTATCGCTTATATAACGTCCAAGTTCGAGTGTTCAAGCCATAATATTTTTGTATATAAAGCTTGTGAATCAAGACTTAAACTTGTCCAAAAGCGCCTGTTCCACACGCTCATCTACAAATGCAGAAATATCCCCACCTAGAGACGCGACTTCGCGCACCAGCGATGATGAAATATAGGAATATTTTTCAGACGGGGTTAAGAATATTGATTCCAGATCAGGGTCCAGATGACGATTCATATTCGCCAGCTGAAATTCAAACTCAAAGTCCGACACCGCACGTATACCACGCAGAATAGCTATCGCACTGTTCTCTTTAGCAAAATTAGCTAATAATCCACGAAACCCCAACACTTCTACCTGCGGGTTATCGGCAAAGATCATGCGCACCATATCGACCCGCTCGTCAAGACTGAATAACGGTTTTTTGGATGGACTATGTGCAATCGCAATAATCACCTTGTCGAATAAACGACAGGCACGATTGACCAGATCCATATGGCCTTTAGTGATGGGATCGAAAGTCCCTGGGTATAAAACAGTTTTCTTCATAAGATTGACACTAGATCAAAAGGTCATCTTACTGAAAAGCTTCATGAAATCCTAGAGGTTGCAGCCAACTGACTGGCTAGCTTTGCTACCAGAGCATAAATGGACAACTGCGGATTAGCACCTATGCTAGTGGGGAAAATTGAGCCGTCAAAGATATAGAGTCCTTTGAGGTGGTGGAAACGTCCCGTCTCGTCAACCACAGAACGCGCCTTATCGCTACCCATAGCGCAACCACCCATAACGTGAGCACTGAATACCAGAGCCTTGAGTGACTCCATAGGAAGTTCTTCTATAGCTGACTTTGCCTGCTGCCAGTCGGTATAGGGCTGCGAATAAAGGTGAAGTGGCAATACCTTCTCTGCGCCTGCAGCAAACTGCATTTCAGCCATCGCCAGCAAAGCTTGGCGCGCGCTACGCCAGAAGTAATCGTTGAGCTCATATTTCAACTTTGGAAAACCATAGTCATCCAGAATAACTTCCCCACCGACACTACGCTCATCAAAGCCATCACGCAGCAAAGCGATCGAACCTTGAATATTGGGGAACTGCTGCATTAAATCAAAATGCTGTTGGCCAAAGCTTGTTAATACTGTTGAGGTTAATAGCGGATGAAGCGGAGCAGCTTCAATCTTAAAGCCCATGTCTTCGCTATCTGGCCATAAGAAATGATCGCTGTAAATGCTTTGTGGAGCTCCGGCGTAGCCATTAACGGCTTCAGGCATAATTGCCGCACTAATGACGGTTGGATGCAAAAAAGTTCTTTTGCCAATGACTTTATTGGGGTCAGGAACCTGTGAGCGAAGCAGAACAGCCGGCGACCCAATAGCGCCAGCGCTTAATATAACTAATGGTGCTGTCACACTAACCTTGCGATTGGCAATTGGCTGACCAAAGTCATCCATCGCCACCAGCTCACAACCGGTCACTTTATCTTTCTGATAATTAATTCGCTCAACCCTGGCTTTGTAAATTAGCTGCGCTCCAGCTTTCAGAGCCGCGGGGATGGTCGTTGTTAGCATCGACTGCTTCGCATTGATGGGACAGCCCAGACCGCAATAGCCCAAATTAGCACAGCCTTTTACGTTTCGTGCGATGCCTGAGTGAGACCAGCCCAACTTTTCTGCCCCATTAGCAATGGTTTGATTATTTTCATTGGCTGGTACCTGCCAAGGCTCAATATTCAATCGCTGTTCCATTGTGTCAAACCAGGGAGCAAGCGTTTTTTGATTATGAGCTTCTATGCCAAAATTGCTTTTCCAATGAAGCAGGGTTTGCTCAGGTGTTCTAAAACTAGTGGTCCAGTTAATCGTAGTTGATCCACCAACCGAACGCCCTTGCAAAATATTGATCGCTTTATCTAATGTCTTACGACCAGCTGATTCTTGATAGAGTTGCGGATAAGCATCCTTTTCTCGCATTTTAAAATCACGAGCCGTCTTGAGAGGCCCTTCTTCAATCAGCAAAACCCGATAACCTGCTTGAGCAAATATTTCGGCACTAACCCCACCCCCAGCACCACTACCAATAATCACTACATCAGCCGAAAGTTTTTTTTGCTGTAAGTATGCAGCGTCTATTGCACTAGAAGTCTTCATAAAATGATTCGGGTAAATTTAATTGAGGCGGGCCAGGGTAACCAATCGACTGCCAGCTCATTGGCTCACCATAATAAGAACCTACTATAATTTGATGCAGACCAAGATACCCCGTACGTAACAGTGCTAGATAGCTCTCTTGCCAACTAGCCAAGAAAAACTGTAATGAATCTATGCTGGCTTTATTCCAGCGTGTCCAAATTCCCGCAACTAGAGCTTTACTTAACTGGAAACTAAGCAGGCTAAAGAGTTGCCTTAATTCATCTTGTGTTGATTGAGGCAAACCGCTAATTGCGCCATCAATATTTTGTAATATGACAAACTTTAAATTATCGTCACCTTGCTGCACAGCAGGATAAAGATAAGCAGGAATGAGCGCCCATAAAAGCATCCGCTCATCAAGGGTTAGAAATCGATAAGGGTAGTCATCACCTTCCAGTGCTTCGACAGACTCTGTTAATGACAACTGCCAAATACTGATCCCTGAAGCGAAGGCCAGGCTACCCCACAAAGAACTTTTAAGAATTGTCCGGCGGGTTTTATTTACTCCAGGAGTATCGTTATTCTTCATCATTAATTTCTTTTACCGACCTCTCATTAGTCGATAAAGCAATTTACTGAGCTTACCATAAGGCGGGTAAATCAACTTAGAACTGGCGAATCGAGATTGCTTAAAGATACTCTTAGCATGAGAAAAAGTTTTGAAACCCTCAACACCATGGTAATGCCCCATTCCACTGGGACCAATACCACCAAAAGGCAGGTTTTCCTGACTGACATGTAAGATGGTATCGTTTACTGTGACGCCACCTGAATGAGTCTCGGTCATCAGCCTATGAAAGTGATTCTTATCATTTGACAAAAGATACAATGCTAATGGACGAGGTCGCTGCTTTATGGATTTGATAATCTCATCGAAAGAATCAAAAAAGAATACAGGTAATGAAGGTCCGAATATCTCTTGTTGCATAATTAACATATCATCCGTTGCACCAAGAACTATATGTGGTGGCTGTTTTCTTCCGGTAGTTTCAGAGTTACAAAACAGTGGCACAAAGTCAGCACCTTTTTCTTTGGCATCATCCAGTAGTGCTTGATGGCGCTCCCACTGCTTATTATTTATCATTGCCGTATAGTTGCTACGCTTCCAGTCAGGATAAAGTCTGTTTGCCACGGATTTACAGGTATTAACAAATTCTTCTTGATGCGACTGGTGCACAAAAAGATAATCTGGAGCCAGGCAAGTTTGCCCCGAATTAAGTAACTTACCAAATAATAATTTCTCAACGGCTTTCTCAAGTGGATAACCTTCATCAATAATAGTAGGTGATTTACCACCCAGCTCCAGCGTTACCGGTGTTAAATTCTTGCTTGCAGCCGCCATCACTTTCTTGCCGATATCTGTTGAGCCAGTAAATAAAATATGATCAAAAGGTAAGGCAGCAAAATTCGCTGCAACTTCGGCGTCGCCATTAACAACACTGATCCATCCTTTAGCGATATATTTATCGCAAAGCTCTGCGAATAACTGACTAAAACTTGGGGTAAACTCTGACATCTTGACCATCACCCTATTGCCCGCAGCAATAGCCGCCACAATGGGACCTATGGCAAGGTAGAGTGGGTAGTTCCAGGGAACAATGATACCAACCACGCCTAACGGTTGAAACATAACGCTAGCTGATGCCGGCTTAAACCAGATACTTACCTTCCTTTTTTCTGGTTGAATCCAGCTAGTGATATTGTTATAAGCATGTTGGATGGCTTTTATAGAGGGAAATATTTCAGCAATCTGAGTTTCAAATGGTTCGCGGTAAGAAAAATCTTTATCAATGGCCTCAATAATAGACTGCTCATGTTTGAGTAGCATTTTTTTTAATTGTTTTAACACTCTACGGCGTTCTTGGATAGCAGGATAGGACTGCTCAAAGGCTAATTGCTTGAAATGACTAAATACCTGTTCCATTGCTATACTTCATATAATTTAGAATGAACTCAGCATAGCAAATTTTGAATGGAAATCTATAAACAATTCAGATCAAGTAAAACTTCACTTCAGTGACTAAAGAAAGCGATCAAAGTACTCAAGAATAGTTTTTTCCAGGAAGAAACTGGCACTACCGATACTGACCTCATTGACAAAACCAACATGGCCTCCGTGTGAGCTAACTCTTAACTCTAAACAATCAGCCATCTGCTCATCGCTTGGAATGATCTCTGGCGCCATAAAAGGATCATCTTGTGCATGTAAAATTAAAGCAGGTTTGGTAATGGTTTTTAAATAATTAATGCTCGATGATTGTCGATAATAATCTTCAGCATCTTCAAACTCATTGAGGCGCGATGACACCCGATCATCAAACTCTCTGAATGATCCTATGAGCATTAAATCTTTTAAGGTTAAATTCAGTTTTTTCAATAGTTCGGCCGGTTCAAATTTGGCGGCTACTTTACGTTTAAGCGCTGTCAGCAGATAGTGCTTATAAATTTTCGAGAACCCTTGGTCGATTGAATCAGCACATATAGATAAGTCGAACGGCGTTGAAACAGCACAACCCGCAGTAATATTAGCTTTATCCCCCTGCTCACCAAGCCACTTCAATAGTACGTTGGCACCTAGTGAATAACCAGTAACAAATATCTTTTTGTTTCGAAGCTCGCCATTTTTCTTAGCTTTAATTTCAGCCTCTATATGCTGCAAGACCTGCTGCAAGTCTTCACTTCGCCCCGAGTGGTAGGTCTTATCAAGCCGGTTCATTTCGCCACTACAGCCACGCCAATATACCAACACACCACGCCAACGACGCTGATGGATTTTGAATAACATTCTGCGCAAGTACGGCGAATCGATACCCCCCTCCAGACCGTGTAACAAGACTACAGTTGGTGCATTTCGATTAGGGTTCAACCAGTCAATATCAATGAAGTCTCCATCCTCAAGCTCCACTCTTTGGCGGTGGAGCTTAGGTAATGGAATTTTAGGACTCAGTGGAGCCCAGAAAGTTTGCAGGTGACGGTTGCTAAGCCACCATGGCGGATTGAAGTCACTTTCCTTGCGCATACTGATTTACTTTACTGTTATGAATGATATTGCTTACTCAACTGGTGTACTGAATTAATAAATACTCCTGCTTTAGCAGGGTCAACCGTTTGGTGTATACCATGACCTAGATTAAATACATGTCCAGACCCTTTTCCATAGCTCGCCAGGATCGTCGCCACTTCGTCACGAATACGGTCGTCCTCGGCATACAGTATGGATGGGTCCATATTGCCCTGCAGTGCTACCTTACCGGCAACTTTAGCTCTTGCATCAGCTAAATCTGTGGTCCAATCGACACCCAAACAATCACATCCTGTTACTGCCATTATATCCAACCATGCTCCACCACCTTTTGTAAACAAGGTTACTGGAATTTTATGACCTTCGTGATCACGCTTCAAACCATCAACAATTTTCTGCATATAACGCAGTGAAAACTCCTGATAATCTCTCGGACTTAACACACCGCCCCAAGTGTCAAAAATCATCAACGCCTGTGCGCCTGATTCAACTTGTGCGTTTAGGTATAATATTATTGAGTCGGCTAATTTATCCAGCAACTGATGCATCACAGCAGGATCGCTGTACATCATGCCTTTAACTTCGGAAAAATTCTTCGTGGTACCACCCTCCACCATATAAGTGGCCAATGTCCACGGGCTACCCGAGAAACCAATTAATGGCACATCGCCTTTGAGTTCACGACGAATCGTTGCCACTGCATCGGTGACATACTTGAGTTCCTGGTTGGGATCCGGAATAGGCAACGCAGTAACATCCGCTTTTGTTCTTACAGGTTTATGGAAAGCGGGACCTTCCCCTGGAGTGAAATACAGCCCTAAACCCATAGCATCCGGAATAGTTAGAATATCCGAAAAAAGAATGGCTGCATCAAGCGGATAACGGCGCAATGGTTGCAATGTGACTTCACACGCCAACTCAGGATTGGTGCATAAATCCATAAAACTACCCGCTTCAGCACGCAATTGACGATATTCAGGCAAATAACGTCCTGCTTGGCGCATCATCCAAATGGGGGTTCTATCGACGGGTTGTTGTAAACAGGCTTTAAGGTAACGATCGTTTTTTAGCGGGTGGCTCATAGTATTGTCAGTTCGCCATTGTCATGATGCCATTATAAAGGTTATAACAAGCTAAAACAGCCCAATCTGCTATTTTACTGACTTATCTCATTAGCAATAGCTGAAAAAGGCCTGATCCATGGTTGTTGATTTAAGATACGCTTAGGAAGTGATGAAATGGCTTGCTCTGCTTCTGCTCGAGTAGCATAAGAACCCCATAATACTCGGTAGCGAACTTCATCATTGACTGTTGCTTTATAGACATAACTGTCAGCCAGGTCCAAGGAATGTTGAAACTCATCAGCCGCCAATTGTTTAGTATTCGAGTAAAGTTGAACGCTGTAGTGATCACGAGACTGCGACTCGAACCATTGTTCAAACTCAGGCTTTGCAACAACTACTAATTCTGTTGGGACCGGCTCGGGTTCTGACAAAGCTATCTTTGCAATCGGATCTGCCGCTTCACTTTCTAACTGAAGTTGCTCAGATTTATTTGAGTCAGAGATCGTTTGATTTGCATCTTTTTCAAGCTCTGAAGTTTCGTCCGGAGTCTCTTCAATGACCTGCAAATTCTGATTCTGTAAGTTTGTTGGCTTAGATTCTTCTGAGTCCGTTACGAAAAGAGCTATCACAAATGCTAGTACTGCAACAGCCAATATAGCGGTCGTCCACCAGCCTTTATCAGCTTTTTCAAAAGACTCATTACTTTCATATCCGCTGACAAGCCTCTGTATACTTTTCTCAGCCTGTTCAATTATATACTTTGGTAAGCCTTTTGAAGCATACCAGATGGTATCACTCTGCATTTGCGACAATTGCATCATTTTAGGTCGACCATGCAATTGTTTTAATAGAAACTCATAGCAATCTTGCTTTGTAAACAGTGGCAACATAACGTGATTATTATAAAAGTCAGAAACTCGCTCACTGGTTCCGGCTTCACCTAGCAACAGCCAAAAAACATTCTCCTTTGGCTCAGTCAAATGTACCAGAAGGCTGGTTGAAGCTTCGTGCGCATCATCAACCACCACCACCACAGGTCTTTTACGATCTTTTGGAAGCTGGTTATAAATCTGGTCATAGGTGCTTAAAGGATGAACTTGCACTCTCTGACAATCAACAGATTCATCAAGAAGCAGGCGCTTTTCAAGTATCAGTCCAAAAGTACTTTTGCCTGCACCAAACTCAGCTTCTACTAAAGTGTAGCCGCTGTTAATAGCCTTATGGCGGGTCACCGAAATTAGTCGCTTCCAACTTTCAGGTAAAAACAGTACTCTCTGCTCTTTGCCAAAAGGATTTTTACTCTTTGTCGGTTGAAGTGCCATGATTATGATCGCTTAGCTCATTTCTTTGATTAAAAACTGTTCTACTTCTATGGTATGTACTGCTCTATCAATCATAACCTGCCCCACTTTTTCTGGCAAAACAAGCGTTAGCATTTCACTAGTATTCTTTTTATCTAAGCGCATTGCATTCACCAGGTCTGCTGCCTTTAAATGTGCAGGGATTCTAGTAGACAAACCAAACTGTTCGATTAAAGTTAGGATCCGCTGCTTGTCTGATAATGATAAGTACTGTTGCTCATGACTAAATTTAGCAGCAAGACACATCCCTATGGAAACGGCCTCTCCATGTAGTAGCCCACCATATCCGGCGCAGGTTTCAATAGCATGCCCAAATGTATGACCTAGGTTTAACCAGGAACGAACTCCTTGTTCTTTTTCATCCATAGCAACTATATTAGCTTTAATTCTACAAGCCCTTTCTATCATGTCAGCCAAAACATTATTTTCAAGTGATAAAATAGATTGCGAATTTTCACCTAACCACTCAAAGAAATCGTTATCTGCAATAATACTGGCTTTTACGATCTCACTAATTCCGCAAAGGAATTCTCTCTTTGGCAAACTGCTCAAAGTAGAGATATCGGAGACAACCAAGCTTGGCTGGTGAAACGCGCCAATAAGATTTTTACCTAAAGGGTGATTGACGGCGGTCTTACCTCCAACTGATGAGTCAACCTGAGATAATAATGTAGTAGGGACTTGGATAATCGCCATTCCACGATTAAGAGTAGCTGCCGCAAAACCTGCTATATCACCGATGACCCCTCCACCCAAGGCAATAACAGTATCATTTCTACGCAACGGGACTGAAATCATTCGATGCAATAATAGTTGCCAAGAGTCTAGTGTTTTAAATTTTTCACCATCAGGTAGTAAATAGGTGTGCACCCGATAGTCGCTAAGTGCCTGCTTGAGGGTATCTAAATAGAGAGGAGCAACAGTTTCGTTTGAAACGATAAAGACAGTGTCACTTTTTAATATGTCGGTGAAGATCTCTTGTTTTAAAAGATCTTCACCTATGAGAATCTTGTAATGAGATTGTTCTGCTGCAAAAGATAAGTCAATATTTTTCAATGGCTTATGGCTTTTAAGCTATAGGTTGTTCCATCAACTCAACGATTTCTTTAGCCACAGA includes these proteins:
- a CDS encoding ExbD/TolR family protein is translated as MRNKRNRDDDETSIDMTPMLDIVFIMLIFFIVTTSFVKEAAVDIARPTTNQDTTPPENPPPLIVVSIDEGSNVIMNERTIDKEAIRANIETQLAVDPRSPVLVRVHEDAYNEVLIAAVDQAKEAGVSKVNVAKWIVGK
- a CDS encoding YfhL family 4Fe-4S dicluster ferredoxin, whose translation is MALKITDECINCDVCEPECPNEAIYQGEEIYEIDPDKCTECVGHYDEPQCQQVCPVDCIPLDEEHPETNEELIVKYEKLTGNKFVG
- the aroB gene encoding 3-dehydroquinate synthase yields the protein MKNIDLSFAAEQSHYKILIGEDLLKQEIFTDILKSDTVFIVSNETVAPLYLDTLKQALSDYRVHTYLLPDGEKFKTLDSWQLLLHRMISVPLRRNDTVIALGGGVIGDIAGFAAATLNRGMAIIQVPTTLLSQVDSSVGGKTAVNHPLGKNLIGAFHQPSLVVSDISTLSSLPKREFLCGISEIVKASIIADNDFFEWLGENSQSILSLENNVLADMIERACRIKANIVAMDEKEQGVRSWLNLGHTFGHAIETCAGYGGLLHGEAVSIGMCLAAKFSHEQQYLSLSDKQRILTLIEQFGLSTRIPAHLKAADLVNAMRLDKKNTSEMLTLVLPEKVGQVMIDRAVHTIEVEQFLIKEMS
- the hemE gene encoding uroporphyrinogen decarboxylase, giving the protein MSHPLKNDRYLKACLQQPVDRTPIWMMRQAGRYLPEYRQLRAEAGSFMDLCTNPELACEVTLQPLRRYPLDAAILFSDILTIPDAMGLGLYFTPGEGPAFHKPVRTKADVTALPIPDPNQELKYVTDAVATIRRELKGDVPLIGFSGSPWTLATYMVEGGTTKNFSEVKGMMYSDPAVMHQLLDKLADSIILYLNAQVESGAQALMIFDTWGGVLSPRDYQEFSLRYMQKIVDGLKRDHEGHKIPVTLFTKGGGAWLDIMAVTGCDCLGVDWTTDLADARAKVAGKVALQGNMDPSILYAEDDRIRDEVATILASYGKGSGHVFNLGHGIHQTVDPAKAGVFINSVHQLSKQYHS
- a CDS encoding patatin-like phospholipase family protein; amino-acid sequence: MSNPLLKEWLSEQPFTLTLSSGFFGFFAHAGLMQALEEAQLLPKKLTGSSAGALIAGCWAGGMSSDNIKTLLFSLKRSDFWDPGLGLGLLKGDKFRQLLKDALSANNFADCRAKLVLSAYSMDSKLTRVLQSGDLVSAIYASCAIPFMFQPIVIDEHRLLDGGIQDRPALQGTEQGERIFYHHIASKSPWRRKNDSAIQVPARDNLTSLVIHDLPRSGPFKLEVGQIAYRKAYTAAQRALEMPIIDGNVSVVP
- a CDS encoding DUF3301 domain-containing protein; this translates as MLNLLIILVIALGIGFWLYNSRISEQAHKVALKACEDAYVQNLDGYVALKKVYFDKNSEGKWRFLRRYQFEFATDGAKRYVGHVIMQGRWPIIVEMESPQEPV
- a CDS encoding coniferyl aldehyde dehydrogenase; protein product: MEQVFSHFKQLAFEQSYPAIQERRRVLKQLKKMLLKHEQSIIEAIDKDFSYREPFETQIAEIFPSIKAIQHAYNNITSWIQPEKRKVSIWFKPASASVMFQPLGVVGIIVPWNYPLYLAIGPIVAAIAAGNRVMVKMSEFTPSFSQLFAELCDKYIAKGWISVVNGDAEVAANFAALPFDHILFTGSTDIGKKVMAAASKNLTPVTLELGGKSPTIIDEGYPLEKAVEKLLFGKLLNSGQTCLAPDYLFVHQSHQEEFVNTCKSVANRLYPDWKRSNYTAMINNKQWERHQALLDDAKEKGADFVPLFCNSETTGRKQPPHIVLGATDDMLIMQQEIFGPSLPVFFFDSFDEIIKSIKQRPRPLALYLLSNDKNHFHRLMTETHSGGVTVNDTILHVSQENLPFGGIGPSGMGHYHGVEGFKTFSHAKSIFKQSRFASSKLIYPPYGKLSKLLYRLMRGR
- the coaD gene encoding pantetheine-phosphate adenylyltransferase, which produces MKKTVLYPGTFDPITKGHMDLVNRACRLFDKVIIAIAHSPSKKPLFSLDERVDMVRMIFADNPQVEVLGFRGLLANFAKENSAIAILRGIRAVSDFEFEFQLANMNRHLDPDLESIFLTPSEKYSYISSSLVREVASLGGDISAFVDERVEQALLDKFKS
- a CDS encoding SPOR domain-containing protein; this translates as MALQPTKSKNPFGKEQRVLFLPESWKRLISVTRHKAINSGYTLVEAEFGAGKSTFGLILEKRLLLDESVDCQRVQVHPLSTYDQIYNQLPKDRKRPVVVVVDDAHEASTSLLVHLTEPKENVFWLLLGEAGTSERVSDFYNNHVMLPLFTKQDCYEFLLKQLHGRPKMMQLSQMQSDTIWYASKGLPKYIIEQAEKSIQRLVSGYESNESFEKADKGWWTTAILAVAVLAFVIALFVTDSEESKPTNLQNQNLQVIEETPDETSELEKDANQTISDSNKSEQLQLESEAADPIAKIALSEPEPVPTELVVVAKPEFEQWFESQSRDHYSVQLYSNTKQLAADEFQHSLDLADSYVYKATVNDEVRYRVLWGSYATRAEAEQAISSLPKRILNQQPWIRPFSAIANEISQ
- a CDS encoding GMC family oxidoreductase; translated protein: MKTSSAIDAAYLQQKKLSADVVIIGSGAGGGVSAEIFAQAGYRVLLIEEGPLKTARDFKMREKDAYPQLYQESAGRKTLDKAINILQGRSVGGSTTINWTTSFRTPEQTLLHWKSNFGIEAHNQKTLAPWFDTMEQRLNIEPWQVPANENNQTIANGAEKLGWSHSGIARNVKGCANLGYCGLGCPINAKQSMLTTTIPAALKAGAQLIYKARVERINYQKDKVTGCELVAMDDFGQPIANRKVSVTAPLVILSAGAIGSPAVLLRSQVPDPNKVIGKRTFLHPTVISAAIMPEAVNGYAGAPQSIYSDHFLWPDSEDMGFKIEAAPLHPLLTSTVLTSFGQQHFDLMQQFPNIQGSIALLRDGFDERSVGGEVILDDYGFPKLKYELNDYFWRSARQALLAMAEMQFAAGAEKVLPLHLYSQPYTDWQQAKSAIEELPMESLKALVFSAHVMGGCAMGSDKARSVVDETGRFHHLKGLYIFDGSIFPTSIGANPQLSIYALVAKLASQLAATSRIS
- a CDS encoding hydrolase — encoded protein: MRKESDFNPPWWLSNRHLQTFWAPLSPKIPLPKLHRQRVELEDGDFIDIDWLNPNRNAPTVVLLHGLEGGIDSPYLRRMLFKIHQRRWRGVLVYWRGCSGEMNRLDKTYHSGRSEDLQQVLQHIEAEIKAKKNGELRNKKIFVTGYSLGANVLLKWLGEQGDKANITAGCAVSTPFDLSICADSIDQGFSKIYKHYLLTALKRKVAAKFEPAELLKKLNLTLKDLMLIGSFREFDDRVSSRLNEFEDAEDYYRQSSSINYLKTITKPALILHAQDDPFMAPEIIPSDEQMADCLELRVSSHGGHVGFVNEVSIGSASFFLEKTILEYFDRFL
- a CDS encoding YkgJ family cysteine cluster protein, with amino-acid sequence MSTNPCMTCGACCATFRVSFYWGETTLAPYGQVPAELTEKISPQRVCMSGTQASNPRCVALTGTVGKDATCSIYNDRPSPCRDFDINFEGVNPACDRARSRYGLVPIHVVQIEPGNNDFEIVA